From a single Micromonospora pallida genomic region:
- a CDS encoding LacI family DNA-binding transcriptional regulator, giving the protein MAGDASLPGPRPGRRVTSADVARASGVSRATVSYVLNNVANKSVSESTRQLVLATAQRLGHIPYAPARSLRLGRSDIVLALVRDLTYGYIHDRVLEVLDVALARRGFVLLIHRYSEQVRPLSELWPMVAPALVVSMGGLSVPEMSSIQDSRAKLVGVQGLFPHERAGEMQVEYLHSRGHRRIGYAFPANPSVELIAAERLAGARRACARLGIPEPVLQEVDLNDGDTVFAALDAWAAAPEAITGVCAHNDDIALMLSSGLTARGLRAGTDLAVIGVDNIPLARIGITTVEINADAFADQIVQSVLDTLDDRVAEPKQRELLRLIVRDSA; this is encoded by the coding sequence GCGACGCGAGCCTCCCCGGACCGCGGCCGGGGCGCCGGGTGACGAGCGCGGACGTCGCACGGGCCTCCGGAGTGTCCCGGGCCACGGTCAGCTACGTACTGAACAATGTGGCCAACAAGTCGGTCTCGGAGAGCACCCGGCAGCTCGTCCTGGCCACCGCGCAACGGCTCGGCCACATCCCGTACGCGCCGGCCAGGTCGCTGCGGCTGGGCCGCAGCGACATCGTCCTGGCGCTGGTCCGGGACCTCACGTACGGCTACATCCACGACCGGGTGCTCGAGGTGCTGGACGTGGCCCTGGCGCGACGCGGCTTCGTGTTGTTGATACACCGGTACTCCGAACAGGTGCGCCCGTTGTCGGAGCTGTGGCCGATGGTCGCCCCGGCGCTGGTGGTGTCGATGGGTGGCCTCTCGGTCCCGGAGATGTCCTCCATCCAGGACTCCCGGGCCAAGCTCGTCGGTGTTCAGGGCCTGTTCCCGCACGAGCGCGCGGGCGAGATGCAGGTCGAGTACCTGCACTCGCGGGGCCACCGCCGGATCGGCTACGCCTTCCCGGCGAACCCCAGCGTCGAACTCATCGCCGCCGAACGGTTGGCCGGAGCCCGGCGCGCCTGTGCCCGGCTGGGCATCCCGGAGCCGGTGCTCCAGGAAGTGGACCTGAACGACGGCGACACGGTGTTCGCCGCCCTGGACGCCTGGGCCGCCGCGCCGGAGGCGATCACCGGGGTGTGTGCGCACAACGACGACATCGCCCTCATGCTCTCGTCCGGTCTGACCGCCCGTGGACTGCGGGCCGGAACGGACCTGGCCGTCATCGGAGTCGACAACATACCGCTCGCCCGGATCGGCATCACCACCGTCGAGATCAACGCGGACGCCTTCGCCGACCAGATCGTGCAGTCGGTGCTCGACACGTTGGACGACCGTGTCGCGGAGCCCAAGCAGCGGGAACTGCTCCGGCTCATCGTCCGCGACTCCGCATAG
- a CDS encoding helix-turn-helix domain-containing protein, which produces MYDRLQVAKVLPGHWVLPVPARADATAWPYVALYARSGSTSVDLADRRIDLAQGDLCVARNHGRLEIRASADMELLVIRVPQEAIGPYRQALDDAEGRHWSTESGTASLVAHLLDGLAAQLDDYHPANPGRFAYYLVGLIALMCADGGPTALGSVRARTMERAKEYIERNLGDVDLTPDRVATAQNVSTRTLHRLFESEGLTISGWIRLRRLEHCRMDLTDRASEDLSISSIGAKWGLYDAAHFSRLFKSSYGISPRAYRLAQGQGEPARHRTEFRYAQAEIA; this is translated from the coding sequence GTGTACGACCGCCTCCAGGTGGCGAAGGTCCTCCCTGGGCACTGGGTCCTTCCGGTGCCGGCGCGGGCCGACGCGACGGCTTGGCCGTACGTGGCGCTCTACGCCCGGTCGGGGTCCACCTCCGTGGACCTGGCCGACCGGCGCATCGATCTGGCGCAGGGCGACCTCTGCGTCGCGCGTAACCACGGGCGGCTGGAGATCCGCGCCAGTGCGGACATGGAACTGCTGGTCATCCGGGTCCCGCAGGAGGCGATCGGCCCCTACCGGCAGGCGCTCGACGACGCCGAGGGACGCCACTGGTCGACCGAGAGCGGCACGGCGAGCCTGGTGGCGCACCTGCTCGACGGCCTCGCCGCCCAGCTGGACGACTACCACCCGGCCAACCCCGGCCGCTTCGCGTACTACCTGGTCGGTCTCATCGCGCTGATGTGCGCCGACGGCGGGCCCACCGCGCTCGGTTCCGTTCGAGCCCGAACCATGGAGCGGGCCAAGGAGTACATCGAGCGGAACCTGGGCGACGTGGATCTGACCCCGGACCGGGTCGCGACGGCCCAGAACGTCTCCACCCGGACCCTGCACCGCCTCTTCGAAAGCGAGGGACTCACCATCAGCGGATGGATCAGACTGCGGCGCCTGGAACACTGCCGCATGGACCTCACCGACCGCGCGTCGGAGGATCTCTCGATCAGCAGCATCGGCGCGAAGTGGGGCCTGTACGACGCCGCCCACTTCAGCCGGCTGTTCAAGTCGTCGTACGGAATCTCGCCGCGCGCCTACCGGCTCGCGCAGGGCCAGGGCGAACCCGCCCGCCACCGTACCGAGTTCCGGTACGCCCAGGCGGAGATCGCGTAG
- a CDS encoding dihydroxyacetone kinase family protein, producing the protein MTRLYNDPSAFADEMIEGFAAASGRWVRPVAGGVVRRRRPRTATVAVVVGGGSGHYPAFGGLVGPGLAHGAAMGNLFASPSAQQVYSVAKQANTGAGVLLTYGNYAGDVLHFDQAQERLIAEGIPCRTVLVTDDISSATADQRDQRRGIAGDLVVFKAAAAAAEAGYSLDEVARVAGHANHQTRSFGVAFTGCTLPGADTPLFTVPEGRMAVGMGIHGEPGINEQDVPTADQLAELLVTALLDEVPDGVGEIAGSRVAVILNGLGSVKYEELFVVYRRVAQLLTAAGVDVVEPDVGEFVTSFDMAGVSLTLTWLDDELERFWRAPADTPAYRKGPIGYAHPGDGPTAGAAATGEEPDGLVEVDPDGAIGEGPDGPAGTDPDAAAGPVIPAATADSQRAGQLVCAVLRAVRTTIDRHADELGRIDAVAGDGDHGIGMQRGAGAASLAAEEAGEQGAGVRTVLTRAADAWADRAGGTSGALWGAALRAMAETFNDASAPSGTDVATAVQQAAQAIVRYGKAELGDKTMVDALLPFSTALRHAVDDGLPLGDAWQRATAVAQAAADDTASLLPRKGRARPHAEKSLGTPDAGAVSLALVVAAVHTALVDQA; encoded by the coding sequence ATGACCCGCCTGTACAACGATCCGTCCGCGTTCGCCGACGAGATGATCGAGGGGTTCGCCGCCGCGAGCGGACGATGGGTGCGCCCGGTCGCCGGCGGAGTCGTCCGCAGACGACGTCCGCGCACGGCCACCGTCGCGGTGGTCGTCGGTGGCGGCTCCGGCCACTACCCAGCCTTCGGTGGCCTGGTCGGCCCCGGCCTCGCGCACGGTGCCGCGATGGGCAACCTCTTCGCGTCGCCGTCGGCCCAGCAGGTATACAGCGTCGCCAAACAGGCGAACACCGGGGCCGGGGTGCTGCTGACGTACGGCAACTACGCCGGCGACGTGCTGCACTTCGACCAGGCGCAGGAGCGGCTGATCGCCGAGGGCATCCCGTGCCGAACCGTCCTGGTCACCGACGACATCTCCAGCGCCACCGCCGACCAACGCGACCAGCGGCGCGGCATCGCCGGTGACCTGGTGGTGTTCAAGGCCGCCGCGGCGGCCGCCGAAGCCGGGTACTCCCTCGACGAGGTCGCCCGGGTGGCCGGCCATGCCAACCACCAGACCCGCTCGTTCGGGGTCGCGTTCACCGGCTGCACGCTGCCCGGCGCGGACACGCCGCTGTTCACCGTGCCCGAGGGCCGGATGGCGGTCGGCATGGGCATCCACGGCGAACCCGGCATCAACGAACAGGACGTCCCGACCGCGGACCAGCTCGCGGAACTCCTCGTCACCGCCCTCCTCGACGAGGTGCCCGACGGCGTCGGGGAGATCGCCGGCAGTCGGGTCGCCGTGATCCTCAACGGGCTGGGCTCGGTCAAGTACGAGGAACTGTTCGTGGTGTACCGGCGGGTGGCACAGCTGCTCACCGCCGCCGGTGTCGACGTGGTCGAACCGGACGTCGGCGAGTTCGTCACCAGCTTCGACATGGCCGGCGTCTCGCTGACCCTCACCTGGCTGGACGACGAACTCGAACGATTCTGGCGTGCCCCGGCCGACACCCCGGCCTACCGGAAGGGGCCGATCGGGTACGCCCACCCCGGCGACGGGCCGACCGCCGGTGCCGCCGCGACCGGCGAGGAGCCGGACGGACTCGTCGAGGTGGATCCGGACGGCGCCATCGGCGAGGGCCCGGACGGACCCGCCGGCACGGATCCGGATGCGGCGGCCGGTCCGGTGATCCCCGCCGCCACCGCCGACTCGCAGCGGGCCGGCCAGCTGGTGTGCGCCGTACTGCGCGCCGTCCGGACGACGATCGACCGGCACGCCGACGAACTGGGCCGGATCGACGCGGTCGCCGGGGACGGCGACCACGGCATCGGGATGCAGCGCGGAGCCGGTGCCGCGTCGCTGGCCGCCGAGGAGGCCGGCGAGCAGGGGGCCGGCGTCCGTACCGTTCTCACCCGGGCCGCCGACGCCTGGGCGGACCGGGCGGGTGGCACGTCGGGCGCGCTCTGGGGCGCGGCGCTGCGGGCCATGGCGGAGACCTTCAACGACGCCTCCGCGCCGAGCGGAACCGACGTCGCCACCGCCGTGCAGCAGGCTGCGCAGGCCATCGTCCGGTACGGCAAGGCCGAGCTGGGCGACAAGACCATGGTCGACGCGCTCCTGCCGTTCAGCACGGCGTTGCGGCACGCGGTCGACGACGGTCTGCCCCTCGGCGACGCCTGGCAACGCGCGACGGCTGTCGCGCAGGCGGCGGCGGACGACACCGCCTCCCTGCTGCCGAGGAAGGGCCGCGCCCGCCCGCACGCCGAGAAGAGCCTCGGTACGCCCGACGCCGGTGCCGTCTCCCTGGCCCTCGTCGTCGCGGCGGTGCACACCGCCCTGGTCGACCAGGCGTGA
- a CDS encoding ribose-5-phosphate isomerase, which translates to MSAKLRIVVGSDDAGFDYKEILKSDLQASDLVESVQDVGVDANSATAYPHVAVAAARLVAEGRADRALLVCGTGLGVAIAANKVPGIRAVTAHDSFSVERAILSNNAQVLTFGQRVVGLELARRLTREWLSYRFDESSASAEKVRILSDYEGAGQAPEEVASCR; encoded by the coding sequence GTGAGTGCGAAGCTCCGCATCGTCGTCGGCTCGGATGACGCCGGATTCGACTACAAGGAGATCCTGAAGTCCGATCTCCAGGCGAGTGACCTGGTGGAGTCGGTCCAGGACGTGGGGGTCGACGCGAACAGCGCGACGGCGTACCCGCACGTGGCCGTGGCCGCCGCCCGACTGGTCGCCGAGGGCCGGGCCGACCGGGCACTGCTGGTCTGCGGCACCGGCCTCGGGGTAGCGATCGCGGCCAACAAGGTGCCCGGCATCCGGGCGGTCACCGCACACGACAGTTTCTCGGTGGAACGGGCGATCCTGAGCAACAACGCGCAGGTGCTCACGTTCGGCCAGCGGGTCGTCGGCCTCGAACTGGCCCGTCGGCTGACCCGGGAGTGGCTGTCGTACCGGTTCGACGAGAGTTCGGCGTCGGCCGAGAAGGTACGCATCCTCAGCGACTACGAAGGCGCCGGGCAGGCCCCGGAAGAGGTGGCGTCGTGCCGGTAG
- a CDS encoding triose-phosphate isomerase family protein: MPVGDATAHLAPGVCVGVSLKMYFGYQQTLDWCRRVADLARHHQAVRSGAVELFVLPSFPALAPVLADLAGTGVGTGAQNLSSAASGAFTGEVSGAFLAEMGCRYVEVGHAERRRLFGETDEVVAAKTRAALDAGLCPVICVGESTRTSPEQAAAACVEQLDRLLSLARSADNAGPGRSPRIIVAYEPVWAIGAAQPAPTDHIRSVCTVLQKHLHTLPEYAGSRVIYGGSAGPGLLTHLGGAVSGLFLGRFAHDPAALKSILDEAARHPDRATDPAG, from the coding sequence GTGCCGGTAGGCGACGCGACGGCCCACCTCGCCCCCGGTGTCTGTGTCGGGGTCAGCCTGAAGATGTACTTCGGTTACCAGCAGACGCTCGACTGGTGCCGACGGGTCGCCGACCTCGCGCGCCACCACCAGGCGGTGCGGTCGGGAGCGGTGGAGCTGTTCGTCCTGCCGTCGTTCCCCGCGCTGGCCCCGGTGCTCGCCGACCTCGCCGGCACCGGGGTCGGCACCGGCGCGCAGAACCTCTCCTCGGCGGCGAGCGGGGCGTTCACCGGAGAGGTGAGCGGCGCCTTCCTCGCCGAGATGGGCTGCCGCTACGTCGAGGTGGGACACGCCGAGCGTAGGCGCCTCTTCGGCGAGACCGACGAGGTCGTAGCGGCGAAGACGCGGGCCGCGCTGGACGCCGGGCTCTGCCCGGTCATCTGCGTCGGGGAGTCCACCCGCACCTCGCCTGAGCAGGCCGCCGCCGCCTGCGTCGAACAGCTCGACCGGTTGCTGTCGCTGGCCCGGAGCGCGGACAACGCCGGGCCGGGCCGGAGCCCCAGGATCATCGTCGCCTACGAGCCCGTGTGGGCGATCGGCGCGGCGCAGCCGGCCCCGACCGACCACATCCGGTCCGTCTGCACGGTGTTGCAGAAGCACCTGCACACCCTGCCGGAGTATGCGGGCAGCCGCGTCATCTACGGCGGCAGCGCGGGCCCCGGCCTGTTGACCCACCTCGGCGGCGCGGTGTCCGGGCTCTTCCTCGGTCGCTTCGCGCACGACCCGGCCGCCCTGAAGTCGATTCTCGACGAGGCCGCGCGGCACCCCGACCGGGCGACCGACCCGGCCGGCTGA
- a CDS encoding Gfo/Idh/MocA family protein, translating to MTELKVALIGGGFMGRAHSLAYALAPIAAELGVTLHREVLVDATPELAATGAAQLGWNSSETDWRAVIARPDIDIVDICTPPDLHEPIALAAIEAGKHVFCEKPITNHSAEALRMAQQARAAGVVTQVGFNYRHTPAISFTKQLLDSGRLGAPLQFRASYLQESSFNADPNRWRAKKSTGGSGTVGDIGSHIVDAAEWLFGDITQVTARVRAKAPGDGGWATEQERLGEDLIDDGAVWLAEFANGAIGSFSVNSFASGRKNRFHFELDASKGAVEFNWNNREEFRVSYVDEAADHQGFRTVHTNNQHPNGWWRLAGLGTGYVEVSAIQFQEFIRAIVKGERARPDFADAARIQQIVEAVHTSAESGRWVDVPARTREER from the coding sequence GTGACGGAGCTGAAAGTCGCGCTCATCGGGGGCGGCTTCATGGGAAGGGCGCACAGTCTCGCGTACGCCCTGGCACCCATCGCGGCGGAACTGGGCGTGACCCTCCACCGGGAGGTGCTCGTCGACGCCACGCCGGAGCTGGCGGCGACCGGAGCCGCCCAGCTCGGTTGGAATTCGAGCGAGACCGACTGGCGGGCGGTGATCGCTCGGCCGGACATCGACATCGTCGACATCTGCACCCCACCGGACCTGCACGAGCCCATCGCGCTCGCGGCCATCGAAGCCGGCAAGCACGTGTTCTGTGAGAAGCCGATCACCAACCACTCCGCCGAGGCGCTGCGGATGGCGCAGCAGGCGCGGGCGGCCGGCGTGGTGACCCAGGTCGGCTTCAACTACCGGCACACTCCGGCCATCTCCTTCACCAAGCAGTTGCTCGACAGCGGACGGCTCGGCGCGCCGCTACAGTTCCGCGCGTCGTACCTCCAGGAGAGCAGCTTCAACGCCGACCCGAACCGCTGGCGGGCGAAGAAGAGCACCGGTGGGTCCGGCACCGTCGGCGACATCGGCTCACACATCGTCGACGCGGCGGAGTGGCTCTTCGGCGACATCACCCAGGTGACCGCCCGGGTCCGGGCGAAGGCCCCCGGTGACGGCGGCTGGGCCACCGAGCAGGAACGGCTCGGCGAGGACCTCATCGACGACGGAGCGGTCTGGCTGGCCGAGTTCGCCAACGGAGCCATCGGCAGCTTCTCCGTCAACTCCTTCGCCTCCGGACGCAAGAACCGGTTCCACTTCGAGCTGGACGCCAGCAAGGGCGCGGTCGAGTTCAACTGGAACAACCGGGAGGAGTTCCGGGTGTCCTACGTCGACGAGGCCGCCGACCACCAGGGCTTCCGGACGGTCCACACCAACAACCAGCACCCCAACGGGTGGTGGCGGCTGGCCGGGCTCGGCACCGGCTACGTCGAGGTGTCGGCGATCCAGTTCCAGGAGTTCATCAGGGCGATCGTGAAGGGCGAGCGGGCCCGCCCCGACTTCGCCGACGCGGCCCGTATCCAGCAGATCGTGGAGGCCGTCCACACCTCCGCCGAGTCCGGTCGGTGGGTGGACGTCCCCGCGCGTACGAGGGAGGAACGGTGA
- a CDS encoding sugar phosphate isomerase/epimerase family protein has translation MGETTNIRFGTDIITFFDTAWWGLGEELPYPDWIAAVGRDPRHYFDRMLDGVRDAGLEGVELAPEPGGWTTALKAYGDTAGVKRALAERGLVLSSSYAPGRQLIGDALDDPDREAHADRYMDEHAAFVAELGADIITMGNIARSRFKNESPDDTATAEDFTAPVSRELHERFAEQVNRLGAIVGRHGVRIAIHTDAYSVCSRNEDIATVLELTDPETVLLCPDAGHISLDGGDPVEVLRRHLDRIPVMHWKDCAQPLSGHVLRGDQKQRHATMLTYFRVLGSGKVDWTRWMEILRDNEWRGWAIEEIDNSPDPVGELRQGLEYFRTHLAPIYR, from the coding sequence ATGGGCGAGACGACCAACATCCGGTTCGGCACGGACATCATCACCTTCTTCGACACCGCCTGGTGGGGGCTCGGCGAGGAACTGCCGTACCCGGACTGGATCGCGGCGGTCGGCCGCGACCCCCGGCACTACTTCGACCGGATGCTCGACGGCGTCCGCGACGCCGGGCTCGAGGGCGTCGAGCTGGCACCGGAGCCGGGCGGCTGGACCACCGCGCTGAAGGCGTACGGCGACACCGCCGGCGTCAAGCGGGCGCTGGCCGAGCGGGGTCTCGTGCTGAGCTCCAGCTACGCGCCCGGCCGGCAGTTGATCGGCGACGCCCTGGACGATCCGGACCGCGAGGCGCACGCCGACCGGTACATGGACGAGCACGCCGCGTTCGTCGCCGAACTCGGCGCGGACATCATCACGATGGGCAACATCGCCCGGTCGCGTTTCAAGAACGAGAGCCCGGACGACACCGCCACCGCCGAGGACTTCACCGCGCCCGTGTCGCGGGAACTGCACGAGCGCTTCGCCGAGCAGGTCAACCGGCTCGGTGCGATCGTCGGCCGGCACGGCGTACGGATCGCCATCCACACCGACGCGTACTCGGTCTGCTCCCGTAACGAGGACATCGCGACCGTGCTGGAGCTGACGGATCCGGAGACGGTGCTGCTCTGCCCGGACGCCGGACACATCAGTCTCGACGGCGGTGACCCGGTCGAGGTGCTGCGCCGCCACCTGGACCGGATCCCCGTCATGCACTGGAAGGACTGCGCGCAGCCCCTATCCGGTCACGTGCTCCGGGGCGACCAGAAGCAGCGCCACGCCACCATGCTGACCTACTTCCGGGTGCTCGGGTCCGGCAAGGTCGACTGGACCCGGTGGATGGAGATCCTGCGCGACAACGAGTGGCGCGGCTGGGCGATCGAGGAGATCGACAACTCCCCCGACCCAGTCGGGGAGCTGCGGCAGGGCCTGGAGTACTTCCGCACCCACCTCGCCCCGATCTACCGATAG
- a CDS encoding serine hydrolase domain-containing protein — MNQYAQPAPSVVPVSGFVRPPFEPLADVFARVVAAQGQGGAALAVYRDGRPVVDLVGGDYRTDSLQLVFSISKAITAVAAAMAHDDGLIDLDAPLADYWPAFRRPATAAVTGRMVLSHRSGLAAVDQKLTLEDLLAGRDEQAVERQEPYWEPGTRHGYHAFTFGTLLNGAFRRAVGRSVGEFVAERVAPKLGLDLWIGTPAEQLGRVERIRHEPTMLTPGRARFLAQSAIPAGSTGQLAQTMDLFNRVEVARSDWPSTSGVAGARDLAKLLYATLDTVDGVRLISAASRDRMRDSRSRGTDMVLGVDTHFGSGVQLAFPQLPFLGPRSYGHEAAGGSAAFADDEFGVAVGFTTNVFPSMAGAGAAFLTLLPTIRHCLTSV, encoded by the coding sequence ATGAATCAGTACGCGCAACCGGCGCCGTCCGTCGTACCCGTCTCCGGGTTCGTCCGGCCGCCGTTCGAACCGCTGGCGGACGTCTTCGCCCGGGTCGTCGCCGCCCAGGGGCAGGGCGGCGCGGCCCTGGCCGTCTACCGGGACGGTCGGCCCGTGGTCGACCTGGTCGGCGGCGACTACCGGACGGACTCGCTGCAACTGGTGTTCTCGATCAGCAAGGCGATCACCGCCGTCGCCGCCGCGATGGCCCACGACGACGGCCTGATCGACCTCGACGCTCCACTGGCGGACTACTGGCCGGCGTTCCGCCGTCCGGCGACCGCCGCCGTCACCGGCCGCATGGTGCTGTCCCACCGTTCCGGCCTGGCCGCGGTGGACCAGAAACTCACCCTGGAGGACCTGCTCGCGGGCCGGGACGAGCAGGCCGTCGAGCGGCAGGAACCGTACTGGGAGCCCGGCACCCGGCACGGATACCACGCCTTCACGTTCGGCACCCTGCTCAACGGCGCGTTCCGCCGGGCCGTCGGCCGCAGCGTGGGCGAGTTCGTCGCCGAGCGTGTCGCCCCGAAGCTGGGCCTGGACCTCTGGATCGGCACCCCGGCCGAGCAGCTCGGCCGGGTGGAGCGCATCCGGCACGAGCCCACGATGCTCACGCCCGGGCGGGCCCGGTTCCTCGCCCAGAGCGCGATCCCCGCCGGCAGTACGGGTCAACTGGCCCAGACGATGGACCTGTTCAACCGGGTCGAGGTCGCCCGGTCGGACTGGCCGTCGACCAGCGGGGTCGCGGGTGCCAGAGACCTGGCCAAGCTGCTGTACGCCACTCTGGACACGGTCGACGGGGTACGGCTGATCAGCGCGGCCAGCCGGGACCGGATGCGCGACAGCCGGTCCCGGGGAACCGACATGGTGCTGGGGGTCGACACCCACTTCGGCTCCGGCGTGCAGCTGGCGTTTCCGCAACTGCCGTTCCTCGGACCGCGCTCGTACGGGCACGAGGCGGCCGGCGGCTCCGCGGCCTTCGCCGACGACGAGTTCGGGGTCGCGGTCGGGTTCACCACCAACGTGTTCCCGTCCATGGCCGGTGCGGGCGCGGCCTTCCTCACGCTGCTGCCCACCATCCGCCACTGCCTGACCAGCGTATGA
- a CDS encoding VOC family protein gives MAAPLIEHIGILVPNLEEAIERWTAATGYTFSPIARYRTQRYCDSSDPQPHFHDARISFSQEGPPRIELMEFTGDGTHSAAQAGVHHFGFPGTEDVPGRIAELAAQGIGEDGKSLTEDGRVHLWFTDKKDLDGVRLEYISPFPGPSWPTTAASCGATR, from the coding sequence ATGGCCGCACCGCTCATCGAGCACATCGGAATTCTCGTGCCCAACCTCGAGGAAGCTATCGAGCGGTGGACGGCGGCGACCGGTTACACGTTCAGCCCCATCGCCCGGTACCGCACCCAGCGGTACTGCGACAGCAGTGACCCGCAGCCGCACTTCCACGACGCCCGGATCTCCTTCTCGCAGGAGGGTCCCCCGCGGATCGAGCTGATGGAGTTCACCGGTGACGGCACGCATTCCGCGGCGCAGGCCGGCGTGCACCACTTCGGGTTCCCCGGCACCGAGGACGTGCCGGGCCGGATCGCGGAGCTTGCCGCACAGGGCATCGGCGAGGACGGCAAGTCCCTGACCGAGGACGGCCGGGTGCACCTGTGGTTCACCGACAAGAAGGATCTCGACGGGGTACGGCTGGAGTACATCTCGCCCTTCCCCGGCCCCTCGTGGCCGACGACGGCAGCGAGCTGTGGCGCGACCCGGTGA
- a CDS encoding metallophosphoesterase family protein, with protein MRPRDGWLQPVTSVTYRRARTGGGSQSVHLPVDRITVDRLPAGCRAVLVAGDLQGIASPPSGGDPVLLGVALADHLTVWAEAGLLPPPSEVGVLLAGDLYSAPDADRRGASGDVTDVWLAFAVAECAFVVGVAGNHDEVDAAEVAAMRPGIRLLDGDRFAAGGVLFGGVGGVTGAPDRPGRRGERDFLAEIAKLTGTPPVDVLVLHEGPSGDEPEQLGNTAVRRLLERRPPALTVCGHVHWDHPVSRLGAGRTVNVDGRVLLLVEDS; from the coding sequence GTGCGTCCACGTGACGGGTGGCTACAACCGGTCACCTCGGTGACGTACCGCCGGGCCAGGACGGGCGGCGGGAGCCAGAGCGTCCACCTGCCGGTCGACCGGATCACGGTCGACCGGCTGCCCGCCGGCTGCCGTGCGGTGCTGGTGGCCGGCGACCTGCAGGGCATCGCCAGCCCACCCTCCGGCGGTGACCCGGTGCTGCTCGGGGTGGCCTTGGCCGACCATCTGACCGTGTGGGCGGAGGCCGGTCTGCTGCCGCCGCCGTCGGAGGTCGGCGTGCTGCTGGCGGGTGACCTCTATTCGGCACCGGACGCGGACCGCCGGGGCGCCTCCGGCGACGTCACCGATGTCTGGCTCGCCTTCGCCGTGGCCGAGTGCGCCTTCGTCGTCGGGGTGGCAGGCAACCACGACGAGGTGGACGCCGCCGAGGTGGCCGCCATGAGGCCCGGGATCCGGCTGCTGGACGGCGATCGGTTCGCCGCCGGCGGTGTGCTGTTCGGCGGTGTCGGTGGGGTGACCGGCGCGCCGGACCGTCCCGGGCGGCGTGGCGAGAGGGATTTCCTCGCCGAGATCGCCAAGCTGACCGGGACGCCGCCGGTGGACGTCCTCGTGCTGCACGAGGGTCCGTCCGGTGACGAGCCCGAACAGCTGGGGAACACTGCGGTCCGGCGCCTGCTGGAACGGCGCCCACCGGCGCTGACGGTCTGCGGCCACGTGCACTGGGACCACCCCGTGTCCCGGCTCGGAGCCGGTCGGACGGTGAACGTCGACGGACGCGTGCTGCTTCTCGTCGAGGACTCCTGA